The Juglans regia cultivar Chandler chromosome 10, Walnut 2.0, whole genome shotgun sequence genome includes the window gatgcttttatggtggCCAACCCTCTCTTTAATTGAACGGGGGGACATGGCCCTCACGCTAATACACTTTCTTTCCACACCACAAGCTGTCATCAAGTTCCCTGCAACCCCTTGAACATAACGGCTACTTTTCCTTCTTAAATaagaaattcagaaaataaataaaaaataaaaaaatccaagccTTTCTCCCCAGTTGCTAGGTGGAGTCAGTTCAATAATGAATGATTAGATAAAGAATTGAGGAAAAAAGTAACATAGCCACAAAACAGTGAGTGAATTAAAGGAGAGGCTACTATATGGatggaagaagatgaggaagagagagacGAGTGTCTGTGCAGGAGGAGCATTAATGGCGAAGACATGACCATTAAATATTTCTCAGGGTATCTTAATTACTTGCCTTTATCGCTGAAATTGTCTGTTCGTCCTCTTCACACTGCCTTCATTGCTACCTCCATCTGCCCCCCCAACTTCTAAGCttacttttttctctccctcttatCTCCTTCAACCCACTCCCCCCATATCTCATTTAttgttctctccctctctctctctgggtcaCTAAGTGCAGTAAATACATGTCGaggtgaaaattataatatatcatcttTTACAAAATTTCACCATAGACCCATGAGACAAAAACTATGGTTCCCAAGGGCCAATAGCCGAAGTTTTGGACTTTCCAAAACCCATGAAGGATAAACTGTGGCAGAAGATGCTAGCGCTCGTTCTGTACCTCATAACTGTAGCTTGTTGAACTCAGAACTGAGTCGAGTTGACCCCAAATGTGGCTTGTTGAACTTGGAGCTAGCCGATGGAATCTCTTCTCCTGTTTGTGCGGGCAATATTGAAGTAGTAGTAGGACTTAAAGCCGATGCTGAAGTTTCCTTTACTGCTGGGGGGTTTGAGGGTTGGATCATTGGATTTGGAGGTGGTGCTGCACAGACTGGGATCACTGATCTGATTTGAACTGCTGGGGCAATCTTGTGGGGATTGAACCCTCCAGTGTACATGGTCCCGGCCATGTGCCCACCTGTGGATGCCTTGATTGGAGCCCGTGCCAATTGAGACGAATCTAGCGAACCAAAAGGCCTATCAAGCATGGAAGCCGTCATCTTCCCTGTATTGGACAAAGGAGATTGCCTGGATATTGAACTTGACCCGTAGACAACACTAGAATTTGAATTGCATGGACCTTCATTTTCAGTAGGTTTCTTGATATTTGATTTCCCACCAAGCCACTCTTCTTCATCCCTTTGATGCTCTTCAACTGGAGTAATGATTTGTGATCTACACCTGATTCTTACTGGAATAGGCCTATTTGATGGATACGGAGAGGGACTGTCTGTGGATGAATTTGGTGGTAGGATCTTTGAAGCTGTTCTGGGTGGGGGAGGAGGCAGAAGAGATACAAAgcagttttgttttttaacaaaACCTTCTGGGACAGAGTCCATAAACAGATCCAAAAGCCTCCACGGCTTATGCTGCTGCGTATTGTTACTAGATGTGGATGAAGAAGTACCACAACAAGTGTCTCTATGAGCCCTCACAATTCTCCTCTTGACTTGGTTCTGATCCCTCCACCTCACATGTTTGCATTCGTCTTTGGTCCTGAAGGTTGAAAGAACCCTTGCCACAACTGCCTGATCTAGTTCTTCACCAGTGTCTACTTCTTTATTACCGAACGAAACTAAGTTTGGCACTGCATAGAGATGGCCATTGATCAAATAAACTTGGTAtgggaaataaaagaaatttacaaatgAAATCAGACCTACTTTTTTTCAGTGCAGACCAAGCTGCAATTGCAGCATTCTTCTCGGCTTGCTTCTTTGTTTTGGCTGGCTCACCAGTGAAATTCATGCCAGCAAGCTCTACAGTAGAAGTGAAGATTGGGACATGGGCAGGACCTGATCTTACAGTGGTATATACAGGAAGATTCAGTCCAGCTCTATGGGCAGTTTCTTGAAGTAGGTTCTTGTAAATCCCAGTTTCATCCTTCATGGAGTTTAACAATAGAGCAAATAAAATGAGGAAAACTAAATTAGAGACGAATGGGTATGACTTCTTTATTTAGCCAACCATTCAACAAAActagtcaaaataaaaaacatttaagaGGGCTTCTTAGCAAAGGAGCTTACAAGAACTCTTGCAGTTAGAGACCTTGCAGGACCTCTCGTGGACAGGACATTGAGAGCTACCTCGGCAGCTGCATGCTCTGCCTGTCTTAATGTGGTGCAATAGCTCGGGCTATCAAAGATCTCACCGTTGAAATTCACAGAAGCTTTGAATCTTGGTGCATGATCAGGCCCTTCTCTGATGCAAGCATAGGAAGGCAGGTTGAAACAGCTTCTCTGTGCCAGTTCCTGCAATTGATTCTTATACATATCTGCCATGAAAAACCAATCCACAACAAAACAATCAAACCAACGTGAATCCATTCCTTTCCCATCATCCTAGAAGGGAGAGGAAAATAGGAAGAGTATGAAGACTTAtctagagagggagagagaaaaaaaatcatcccatgGGGACAAAAGAATACTAAAATAGCGTAGCAAGTGAAATGTAAAGCAGATGATACCAACCTAGAGAAAGAGCGGAGGAAATGAACGCAACCAC containing:
- the LOC109001869 gene encoding double-stranded RNA-binding protein 3-like isoform X2 codes for the protein MYKNQLQELAQRSCFNLPSYACIREGPDHAPRFKASVNFNGEIFDSPSYCTTLRQAEHAAAEVALNVLSTRGPARSLTARVLDETGIYKNLLQETAHRAGLNLPVYTTVRSGPAHVPIFTSTVELAGMNFTGEPAKTKKQAEKNAAIAAWSALKKMPNLVSFGNKEVDTGEELDQAVVARVLSTFRTKDECKHVRWRDQNQVKRRIVRAHRDTCCGTSSSTSSNNTQQHKPWRLLDLFMDSVPEGFVKKQNCFVSLLPPPPPRTASKILPPNSSTDSPSPYPSNRPIPVRIRCRSQIITPVEEHQRDEEEWLGGKSNIKKPTENEGPCNSNSSVVYGSSSISRQSPLSNTGKMTASMLDRPFGSLDSSQLARAPIKASTGGHMAGTMYTGGFNPHKIAPAVQIRSVIPVCAAPPPNPMIQPSNPPAVKETSASALSPTTTSILPAQTGEEIPSASSKFNKPHLGSTRLSSEFNKLQL
- the LOC109001869 gene encoding double-stranded RNA-binding protein 3-like isoform X1; this encodes MDSRWFDCFVVDWFFMADMYKNQLQELAQRSCFNLPSYACIREGPDHAPRFKASVNFNGEIFDSPSYCTTLRQAEHAAAEVALNVLSTRGPARSLTARVLDETGIYKNLLQETAHRAGLNLPVYTTVRSGPAHVPIFTSTVELAGMNFTGEPAKTKKQAEKNAAIAAWSALKKMPNLVSFGNKEVDTGEELDQAVVARVLSTFRTKDECKHVRWRDQNQVKRRIVRAHRDTCCGTSSSTSSNNTQQHKPWRLLDLFMDSVPEGFVKKQNCFVSLLPPPPPRTASKILPPNSSTDSPSPYPSNRPIPVRIRCRSQIITPVEEHQRDEEEWLGGKSNIKKPTENEGPCNSNSSVVYGSSSISRQSPLSNTGKMTASMLDRPFGSLDSSQLARAPIKASTGGHMAGTMYTGGFNPHKIAPAVQIRSVIPVCAAPPPNPMIQPSNPPAVKETSASALSPTTTSILPAQTGEEIPSASSKFNKPHLGSTRLSSEFNKLQL